The Lycium ferocissimum isolate CSIRO_LF1 chromosome 1, AGI_CSIRO_Lferr_CH_V1, whole genome shotgun sequence genome includes a region encoding these proteins:
- the LOC132067041 gene encoding tetrahydroberberine oxidase-like: protein MVTLGSTSIIFAVFFLPYLVTSIHHRHLDDANANFYCCLSYEYGNQSHIDNIVHTKLSQSYQSILESSIHNARFNDPNVPKPYYIIVPENKEQVRAAMICCKNSGLETRIRSGGHDFEGLSYISYKPFCLVDLYSLRKIDIDVQEKTAWVEAGATLGELHYNIANKSKTLAFPAGIWPSIGVGGHISGGGQGPLMRKHGLAADNVLDATILNINGTILDRRGMGEYLFWAIRGGGAASFGVVLSWKLQLVEVPPVVTLFNVIRTQEEGATKLVRKWQKLVKEFPEELFLRINISPKIGPSSIEASFNSIYLGTRYHLLRLMRRTFPELNLKFRDCQEMSWINSTIRLDSYRNDTTIQDLLKRKDKRATFYKIKSDYVTKALSEKALDRLWNAFQNIGDALVHFTPYGGKMSEILEDAIPFPHRKGVLYNIEYFAMWQYPNQTVEKIKFDWVNGVYDYMGKFVSKPRTAYLNARDLDLGRTQNGSEKYSEAKSWGEMYFKGNFEKLARVKYSVDPGNYFRNEQSIPPLGS, encoded by the coding sequence ATGGTCACTCTTGGTTCAACTTCAATAATTTTTGCTGTATTTTTTCTTCCTTACTTAGTCACCTCTATACATCATCGTCACCTTGATGATGCCAATGCCAACTTCTATTGCTGCCTCTCCTATGAATATGGCAATCaatcacacattgacaacattgtTCATACTAAATTGTCACAAAGCTACCAATCTATCCTTGAATCATCGATACACAATGCTAGGTTCAACGATCCCAATGTCCCGAAACCATACTACATAATTGTGCCAGAAAATAAAGAACAAGTGCGAGCAGCCATGATTTGTTGCAAAAATTCTGGATTGGAAACTAGGATTAGAAGTGGTGGACATGACTTTGAAGGTCTTTCTTACATTTCTTACAAACCCTTTTGCCTAGTTGACCTATACAGCCTCCGAAAGATCGATATCGACGTGCAAGAAAAGACTGCGTGGGTGGAAGCCGGAGCGACACTAGGGGAACTTCACTACAACATTGCAAATAAaagcaaaaccctagctttccCAGCTGGAATTTGGCCCTCTATAGGTGTTGGAGGCCATATTAGTGGCGGCGGACAAGGACCATTGATGAGAAAACATGGCCTTGCAGCGGATAACGTGCTCGATGCCACTATCCTCAACATTAATGGAACGATTCTCGATAGGAGAGGAATGGGAGAATACCTATTTTGGGCCATCCGAGGTGGCGGAGCAGCTAGTTTCGGGGTGGTTCTATCTTGGAAGTTACAATTAGTGGAGGTTCCACCCGTGGTCACTCTCTTCAACGTTATTCGAACTCAAGAGGAAGGTGCTACAAAGCTAGTTAGGAAATGGCAAAAGTTAGTAAAGGAATTCCCTGAGGAGCTTTTCCTAAGAATAAACATAAGCCCTAAAATAGGGCCATCTTCGATAGAAGCTTCATTTAACTCGATATATTTAGGGACGAGGTACCATCTTCTGAGACTAATGAGAAGGACATTCCCTGAATTGAACTTAAAGTTTAGAGATTGTCAAGAGATGAGCTGGATTAATTCAACAATAAGGTTAGATAGTTATAGAAATGATACAACAATCCAAGATTTGTTAAAAAGGAAGGACAAGAGAGCGACATTTTACAAAATCAAATCGGACTATGTGACAAAGGCGCTATCCGAAAAAGCATTAGATAGGTTATGGAATGCGTTCCAAAACATAGGAGATGCACTTGTGCATTTTACCCCTTATGGTGGAAAAATGAGTGAAATATTAGAGGATGCAATTCCATTCCCACATAGAAAAGGAGTTTTGTATAATATAGAATATTTTGCAATGTGGCAGTATCCGAACCAAACAGTAGAGAAGATAAAGTTTGATTGGGTTAATGGTGTTTATGACTACATGGGGAAGTTTGTTTCTAAGCCAAGAACAGCATATCTGAATGCAAGAGATTTGGACTTGGGAAGAACACAAAATGGAAGTGAGAAATACTCAGAAGCAAAGAGTTGGGGTGAAATGTATTTCAAAGGTAACTTTGAGAAATTGGCTAGGGTGAAATATAGTGTTGATCCAGGAAATTACTTCAGGAATGAGCAAAGTATTCCACCTCTTGgttcataa